TAAAATGGGAAGTCTAATAATCTAATGCACAAACTGTCAACTTACATCACAAGTACATGTTAAAAGACAATTTACAAGGGCAGGATTAAGAAATTTAAAACATGATGGTGAATAGTTTACGCGCTGTAATGACGACGATCATTGTTTGGAGTATGAATTCACATATGTTAGCTGCACAAATGGGCTTACGAACCACCAGCATTGGAAGTACCGAAGTTATACGGTGTTTTCCAGATAAAAAGGGAGTTGATGTTGCTTGGATTCATGAAGGAGAGATAGTTAGCATTAATGGACTCATTTATACAATAAATCTAGACCATCGTGCGAGATATTCTATGATAGGCGATCATCAAAATGGACATTATAACCTGCagataaaaaacataaaagctGAAGATACGGGAAAGTGGGATTGTATGTTCGGACCACCGGGTAACGTTGAAACTATTAAAAGGACAGTGATGATTGTGATTCCGCCTGATGACGGTTACCCAAGTTGCGTGTTATCATCACCAACTGTTATTCGTACCGGTGATCCGTATGAACTAGTATGTGACTCAAGTGGAGGTTTTCCTGCTCCTACCCTCGTATGGTTAAGGGATGGGGTGGAATTGTTACAAACAGATACCGATGACTCGCTTGTTTTAGAAAGGATTGCTGACCAGACGGATAACAATGCACAATACACGTGCGAAGTAAGAAGTCTAGCGTGGCCAACTGCTGCACGCACATGCACACAGAATGTTATGGTTATCCCAACAGACAAACCACCCGCGCCACTGACCACAAGCTTAACGACAAGTGAGCGCATAATTACTACAGAAAAACATACAACGCAACAGCCTTCAGAAAAACGCACTATGCAACATCATTCCGAAAAACACACTACGCAAAATCCTAAAAACCCCACAACCGTAATAAACAAATTTACGAATGCACTAAATCCAGACGCTACACAACACGACGGTAGGTCAACTGATCCAAATAGTGATCACATCTCAGAACGACCGCATGTAACAAACGCACAAGAAAATACAAACCAAACAGAAAACCTAAACCCGGAAGCCACGCAATCTCCCCCTATGTTTGACGCATTGACAATCTTTGGACTATTGTGCGGTTTCTTTCTTgtgattttaattttgatgGCTGTTTCATGGACCAAGGGTCGCAAAAAGACATTTACAGGCACGCCTGAAACAGAAAAGATGCGTGGATCGACAGAGTCAATAGTAGAAtcagaaaacaaatattattctCGCCCGTATTCAACTACAACACTTAACAGCACAGCAACTACTGAGACCATTTACCACGTTCCACGGGTGCCGAGTGTGCCGAGTTTGTACTGCGTATCGTTAATAGATAGACATTCAGGTGAAATAGTGTCCACAAATGTAGAAATGTTTGATGATCAAGACAAGATTTATCAACATGACGAATCGCTATCACACTCTACAGATATAGGCCGGCCTATATATGCGAAAGTTAAGAAAAATAAGTATTGATATAACTATACAATGCCTATCTTTTTTGGTTGTAAACATCGTAAATGATCGAATAAACACATCAGAATCACTGTATTGAATATTGTGTACATTGGTACTGTTTAAAGACATGACCATACAAGAAAGTaagtatattatataaacttTGTTACATGAAACGCATTGCTTGTAAGTTTACCTTCTACaagttaaatattatattttgaacaatGCTAACTAGAATTGCCTGAAAAATAGTTGGAATGCTATAGGTGGCGCTTTCCACAGCAACACATGATACGTCAATGTGACATGAATGTTTAGCATGTACCACAGTGTTATCTAATAAGTAATATATGCTACAGATTTTCCAACATATTTTCTATATAATAGTAAAAAACAACTAATATTATCGAGTGAATATATTACGGTAGCTTTCAGTTGACTTGATAGGTGgatgtatatatttattctaCGTGTTTgtaaaaaat
This genomic stretch from Antedon mediterranea chromosome 11, ecAntMedi1.1, whole genome shotgun sequence harbors:
- the LOC140062785 gene encoding uncharacterized protein, giving the protein MMVNSLRAVMTTIIVWSMNSHMLAAQMGLRTTSIGSTEVIRCFPDKKGVDVAWIHEGEIVSINGLIYTINLDHRARYSMIGDHQNGHYNLQIKNIKAEDTGKWDCMFGPPGNVETIKRTVMIVIPPDDGYPSCVLSSPTVIRTGDPYELVCDSSGGFPAPTLVWLRDGVELLQTDTDDSLVLERIADQTDNNAQYTCEVRSLAWPTAARTCTQNVMVIPTDKPPAPLTTSLTTSERIITTEKHTTQQPSEKRTMQHHSEKHTTQNPKNPTTVINKFTNALNPDATQHDGRSTDPNSDHISERPHVTNAQENTNQTENLNPEATQSPPMFDALTIFGLLCGFFLVILILMAVSWTKGRKKTFTGTPETEKMRGSTESIVESENKYYSRPYSTTTLNSTATTETIYHVPRVPSVPSLYCVSLIDRHSGEIVSTNVEMFDDQDKIYQHDESLSHSTDIGRPIYAKVKKNKY